Proteins from one Bacteroidota bacterium genomic window:
- a CDS encoding response regulator, whose amino-acid sequence MELYYQTIISSCSNNIFTITELMRGSERTRNIPIIFVTAISKEKKHIFRAYDSGAVDYLFKPIEPEILKSKVSVFIDLYKQKVALEQLTHKLEHTISDLINSQSELRITMDMAEVANKAKSEFLANMSHEIRTPLNGIIGMSELVLMGVLENDQREKVKTIRQSGESLLEILNEILDISKIEADKMQLESTDFNLVEVFEKAISMISVKAFEKKIELLLSVSDKIPEVAIGDPVRIRQILLNLIGNAIKFTNQGEVGIYAELDSINDDSWHIKMSVNDTGIGIPNDKISTLFETFTQADSSTTRKFGGTGLGLSISKNLVSLMGGKIVVESELGKGSIFSFVINLKKGESKNISEKLKIEISRPDYKAIIIDDNESAREILSSYLDNWKIPNEKVASGQEALEKICVEKKQYNIIFVDLLMPEMSGFDFLKKLSEQTCIEEKPYIVLLSMSQSLINKIDYVKIGVSDFITKPVFMRDVWKVVNKSMGNSILDSTLKTSKEKLEVKTKRAKSVKVLLAEDNLINQRLAVGFMKINGWDVTVANDGLEARDLAFANRYDIIFMDVQMPNMDGFESTKEIRDFESTIDVYTPIVAMTAHAMVGYKQKCLDQGMDDYITKPFNSSELIRIVNELT is encoded by the coding sequence TTGGAATTATACTATCAAACCATTATAAGTAGTTGTAGCAATAATATATTTACAATTACTGAGCTGATGAGAGGTAGCGAACGTACGAGAAACATTCCGATTATTTTTGTAACTGCCATTAGCAAAGAAAAGAAACATATTTTTAGGGCTTACGATTCTGGTGCGGTTGACTATTTGTTTAAACCAATTGAGCCCGAGATTTTGAAATCTAAAGTTAGTGTTTTCATTGATTTGTATAAGCAGAAAGTTGCCCTTGAGCAATTGACTCACAAGTTAGAACATACTATTTCGGATTTGATAAATTCGCAAAGCGAACTACGGATTACAATGGATATGGCAGAAGTAGCCAATAAAGCTAAAAGTGAATTTTTGGCAAATATGAGTCATGAAATTAGAACTCCTCTAAATGGAATTATTGGAATGTCGGAGTTGGTTTTGATGGGAGTACTGGAGAATGACCAGAGAGAAAAAGTGAAAACAATAAGGCAATCGGGTGAGTCCCTTTTAGAAATATTAAACGAAATTTTAGATATTTCGAAAATTGAAGCCGATAAAATGCAATTAGAATCAACCGATTTTAATTTGGTCGAAGTTTTTGAGAAAGCAATATCTATGATTTCGGTTAAAGCATTCGAGAAAAAGATTGAATTATTGCTTTCGGTTTCAGACAAAATTCCTGAAGTTGCAATTGGCGATCCCGTGCGAATACGACAAATTTTGCTAAATCTCATAGGAAACGCAATAAAATTTACAAATCAAGGAGAAGTTGGAATATATGCCGAATTGGATAGTATTAATGATGATTCCTGGCACATAAAAATGTCTGTTAATGACACAGGAATAGGAATACCCAACGACAAGATATCCACCCTGTTTGAGACTTTTACACAAGCTGATAGTTCCACAACCCGGAAATTTGGAGGGACAGGATTAGGATTGTCAATTTCAAAAAACCTTGTTTCTCTAATGGGTGGAAAAATTGTGGTTGAAAGTGAATTAGGTAAGGGGAGTATATTTAGTTTTGTAATTAATCTAAAAAAAGGAGAGTCGAAAAATATTTCTGAAAAACTTAAAATAGAGATTTCCCGTCCCGATTATAAAGCTATTATAATAGACGATAATGAATCCGCAAGAGAAATTCTATCTTCCTATTTAGACAATTGGAAAATTCCGAATGAAAAAGTAGCAAGTGGGCAGGAAGCATTAGAAAAAATTTGTGTAGAAAAAAAGCAATACAATATAATTTTTGTGGATCTTCTGATGCCCGAAATGAGTGGCTTCGATTTCCTTAAAAAGCTTTCTGAACAAACTTGCATTGAAGAAAAACCATACATTGTTCTCCTTTCGATGAGTCAAAGCTTAATAAATAAAATCGATTATGTTAAAATAGGGGTAAGCGACTTTATAACAAAACCTGTTTTTATGAGAGATGTTTGGAAAGTTGTTAATAAATCGATGGGAAACAGTATTTTAGATTCAACACTAAAAACATCAAAAGAAAAATTAGAAGTTAAAACAAAACGTGCAAAATCTGTCAAGGTACTTCTCGCTGAGGATAATTTGATAAATCAAAGACTCGCTGTAGGATTTATGAAAATAAACGGGTGGGACGTAACAGTTGCCAACGATGGACTTGAAGCAAGAGATTTGGCATTTGCTAATCGCTACGATATTATTTTCATGGATGTACAAATGCCAAATATGGATGGTTTTGAATCAACAAAAGAAATTAGAGATTTTGAATCAACTATCGATGTTTATACACCAATTGTGGCTATGACTGCCCACGCAATGGTTGGCTATAAACAAAAATGTCTCGATCAAGGAATGGACGACTATATAACAAAACCATTCAATTCTTCCGAATTAATTAGAATAGTTAATGAATTAACATAA